The segment CGGTCAGGCACCCATCATGTGGACGCCGCCGTCCACATGGATGACCGAGCCGGTGGTACGGGGGAAGAAGTCCGACAGCAGACCCACGATGCCGCGGCCCGCCGGGTCCGGGTCGGACTGGTCCCAGCCGATGGGCGCCCGGTGGTTCCAGATGTCCGAGAGGTCCTCGAAGCCGGGGATCGACTTGGCCGCCATCGACTTCAGCGGACCGGCGGAGATCAGGTTGCAGCGGATGCCCTTGGGGCCCAGATCGCGCGCCAGATAGCGGTTGGTGGACTCCAGGGCGGCCTTGGCGACACCCATCCAGTCGTACTTCGGCCAGGCGACGGTGGCGTCGAAGGTGAGGCCCACGATCGAACCGCCGCGCTCCTCCATCAGCGGCAGACACGCCATGGCCAGCGACTTGTGGGAGTAGGCGGAGACCTGGACGGCGGTGGAGACGTCCTCCCAGGAGGCCCCCAGGAAGTTGAACGCGCCCTGCGGGCCGAAGGCGATCGAGTGGACGATGCCGTCGAGACCGGAATCGTCGCTCGAGTGCTCCCGGATCCGGTCCGCGAGCCCGTCGAGGTGCTCCTGGTTGGTGACGTCCAGCTCGATCACCGGCACCGGCTTCGGCAGCCGCTTGGAGATCCGCTCGACGAGGGAGAGCCGGCCGAAGCCGGTGAGGATGACCTCCGCGCCCTCCTCCTGCGCCACCTTGGCGGCGTGGAAGGCGATGGAGGCGTCGGTGAGGACACCCGTGACGAGGATGCGCTTGCCGGCGAGGATTCCACTCATGGTGATCAGTGACCCATGCCCAATCCGCCGTCAACGGGAATGACGGCTCCAGTGATGTACGAGGCGTCGTCGGAGGCGAGGAAGCGCACCGC is part of the Streptomyces qinzhouensis genome and harbors:
- the fabI gene encoding enoyl-ACP reductase FabI; its protein translation is MSGILAGKRILVTGVLTDASIAFHAAKVAQEEGAEVILTGFGRLSLVERISKRLPKPVPVIELDVTNQEHLDGLADRIREHSSDDSGLDGIVHSIAFGPQGAFNFLGASWEDVSTAVQVSAYSHKSLAMACLPLMEERGGSIVGLTFDATVAWPKYDWMGVAKAALESTNRYLARDLGPKGIRCNLISAGPLKSMAAKSIPGFEDLSDIWNHRAPIGWDQSDPDPAGRGIVGLLSDFFPRTTGSVIHVDGGVHMMGA